Below is a genomic region from Microbacterium sp. LWO12-1.2.
ACGGAGACGCCCAGGCGCTCCGCGAGGACCTCGGCGATCTGCACGGCGTTCAGTGCTGCGCCCTTGCGCAGGTTGTCGTTGCTGATGAACAGCACGAGACCCTTGCCCTCAGGGGCGGACTGGTCCGCGCGGATGCGACCCACGTAGCTGGGGTCCTTGCCAGCGGCGTACAGCGGGGTGGGAACCTCTTCGACGACGACACCGGGAGCGACCGAGAGAACCTCGCGCGCCCGCTCGGGGGTGATGTCGCGAGCGAACTCGACGTTGATCGACAGCGAGTGCCCGGTGAAGACCGGGACGCGCACGCAGGTGCCGGCCACGCGCAGTTCGGGCAGCTCGAGGATCTTGCGGCTCTCGTTGCGGAGCTTCTTCTCCTCATCGGTCTCGTTCTGTCCGTCGTCGACGAGGTTGCCGGCGAACGGGATCACGTCGAACGCGATCGGCGCGATGTACTTCTCCGGCTGCGGGAAGTCGACGGACGAGCCGTCGTGCACCAGGCGCAGCGTGTCGCCCTGGGCGAGGACGCCCTCGACCTGCCCCAGGAGCTCCTGGGCACCGGCGAGGCCGGAGCCGGAGACGGCCTGGTAGGTCGACACGATCAGACGCTCGAGTCCGGCTTCGGCATCCAGCACCTTGAGCACCGGCATCGCCGCCATGGTGGTGCAGTTCGGGTTCGCGATGATGCCCTTGGGGCGATCGTCGATCGCGTGCGGGTTGACCTCGCTGACCACGAGCGGAACCTCGGGGTCGTTGCGCCAGGCGCTGGAGTTGTCGACGACGATCGCG
It encodes:
- a CDS encoding aspartate-semialdehyde dehydrogenase; its protein translation is MTRISDSGLSVAIVGATGQVGTVMREILAERAFPIRELRLFSSSRSAGTAIEFGGATVIVEDVETADAAGIDIALFSAGATASRAYAPRFAAAGAIVVDNSSAWRNDPEVPLVVSEVNPHAIDDRPKGIIANPNCTTMAAMPVLKVLDAEAGLERLIVSTYQAVSGSGLAGAQELLGQVEGVLAQGDTLRLVHDGSSVDFPQPEKYIAPIAFDVIPFAGNLVDDGQNETDEEKKLRNESRKILELPELRVAGTCVRVPVFTGHSLSINVEFARDITPERAREVLSVAPGVVVEEVPTPLYAAGKDPSYVGRIRADQSAPEGKGLVLFISNDNLRKGAALNAVQIAEVLAERLGVSV